A single genomic interval of Phocoenobacter uteri harbors:
- the tsf gene encoding translation elongation factor Ts, whose protein sequence is MAQITASLVKELRDRTGAGMMECKKALVEANGDIELAIDNMRKSGQAKAAKKAGRVAAEGVIINRIDGNFAIALEMNCETDFVAKDAGFLGLANEIADYAIANKVSDVEVLKAQFEEQRAALVAKIGENMNIRRIATIEGDVLGSYLHGAKIGVIVAATNADEELVKHIAMHVAASRPEFVKPEDVPAEVVEKERQIQIDIAMQSGKPQQIAEKMVEGRMKKFTGEVSLTGQPFVMDPSKSVGDLLKEKGADVSGFIRFEVGEGIEKQETDFAAEVAAMAKA, encoded by the coding sequence ATGGCTCAAATTACAGCATCATTAGTAAAAGAACTTCGTGATCGTACCGGTGCTGGTATGATGGAATGTAAAAAAGCATTAGTTGAAGCGAATGGCGACATTGAATTAGCAATCGACAATATGCGTAAATCTGGTCAAGCAAAAGCGGCTAAAAAAGCAGGTCGTGTTGCAGCAGAAGGTGTAATCATCAACCGTATTGATGGTAACTTCGCTATCGCTCTTGAAATGAACTGTGAAACAGACTTCGTTGCAAAAGACGCTGGTTTCTTAGGCTTAGCAAATGAAATCGCTGATTATGCAATCGCAAACAAAGTATCTGACGTTGAAGTGCTAAAAGCTCAATTTGAAGAACAACGTGCAGCATTAGTTGCTAAAATCGGTGAAAATATGAATATTCGTCGTATCGCAACTATCGAAGGTGACGTTTTAGGTTCATACTTACACGGTGCTAAAATCGGTGTTATCGTTGCAGCGACAAACGCAGATGAAGAGTTAGTTAAACATATCGCAATGCACGTTGCAGCAAGCCGTCCAGAGTTTGTTAAACCTGAAGATGTTCCAGCAGAAGTTGTTGAAAAAGAACGTCAAATTCAAATTGATATCGCAATGCAATCTGGTAAACCACAGCAAATCGCTGAGAAAATGGTTGAAGGTCGTATGAAGAAATTCACTGGTGAAGTTTCATTAACAGGACAACCTTTTGTTATGGATCCTTCTAAATCAGTTGGCGATTTATTAAAAGAAAAAGGTGCAGACGTTTCTGGCTTTATCCGTTTTGAAGTGGGTGAAGGTATCGAGAAACAAGAAACAGACTTCGCAGCAGAAGTTGCAGCAATGGCTAAGGCATAA
- a CDS encoding LysE/ArgO family amino acid transporter, translating into MLDILITGFLTSAMLIIAIGAQNAFILKNGISNNHIFTIASVCFLCDVILISIGVLGIGKLIIDSIIAKLGLSLLGALFLFCYGLSALKSACQNKSMRVIADKKKSTRKEMITATLAVTLLNPHVYLDTIVIVGGIAANLNFTQKIYFLIGSLLGSLIWFFGLGYGSKKLTPLFAKPYMWKILDLVIAVIMFSISYQLVKFAYYSLS; encoded by the coding sequence ATGTTGGATATTTTAATCACTGGTTTTTTAACTTCAGCAATGTTAATTATTGCTATTGGTGCGCAAAATGCTTTTATTTTGAAAAATGGAATTAGCAACAATCATATTTTTACCATCGCTTCAGTATGTTTTTTATGTGATGTTATATTGATAAGTATAGGTGTTTTGGGTATCGGTAAGCTGATCATTGATAGTATTATTGCGAAATTAGGGCTATCGTTACTCGGTGCTCTTTTTCTATTTTGTTATGGGTTATCCGCATTGAAAAGCGCTTGTCAGAATAAATCAATGCGAGTGATCGCAGATAAGAAAAAAAGTACTCGAAAAGAGATGATTACTGCCACCTTAGCCGTAACATTGCTTAATCCGCACGTGTATTTGGATACTATTGTCATCGTAGGTGGTATTGCAGCAAACCTTAATTTCACACAAAAAATTTATTTTTTAATTGGTTCATTACTCGGCTCGCTGATATGGTTTTTCGGATTAGGTTATGGGAGTAAAAAATTAACTCCTTTATTTGCTAAGCCATATATGTGGAAAATTTTGGATCTTGTTATTGCGGTGATTATGTTCTCTATTTCTTATCAATTGGTTAAATTTGCTTATTATTCATTGAGTTAA
- the rpsB gene encoding 30S ribosomal protein S2 — protein sequence MAQVSMLDMLKAGVHFGHQTRYWNPKMKPFIFGSRNGVHIVNLEKTAPMFNEALNELTRISHNNGKVLFVGTKRAAGEAVKAAALDCQQFYVNHRWLGGMLTNWKTVRQSIKRLKDLEAQTQDGTFEKITKKEALMRTRELEKLELSLGGIKNMAGLPDAIFVIGADYEHIAIKEANNLGIPVFAIVDTNADPDGVDYIIPGNDDATRAIQLYLTAAAEAVKEGRGQEKVSEETFNAETEAAAE from the coding sequence ATGGCACAAGTTTCTATGCTAGATATGCTAAAAGCTGGCGTTCACTTCGGACACCAAACTCGTTACTGGAACCCAAAAATGAAACCTTTCATCTTTGGTTCACGCAACGGCGTTCACATCGTAAACCTTGAAAAAACTGCACCAATGTTCAATGAAGCATTAAACGAATTAACTCGTATTTCACATAACAATGGTAAAGTTCTTTTCGTAGGAACTAAACGTGCAGCAGGTGAAGCGGTTAAAGCAGCAGCATTAGATTGCCAACAGTTCTATGTAAATCATCGTTGGTTAGGTGGTATGCTTACTAACTGGAAAACTGTTCGTCAATCAATCAAACGTTTAAAAGATTTAGAAGCACAAACCCAAGACGGTACATTTGAAAAAATTACTAAAAAAGAAGCGTTAATGCGTACTCGTGAGCTTGAAAAATTAGAATTAAGCTTAGGTGGTATCAAAAATATGGCGGGTCTTCCTGATGCAATCTTTGTTATCGGTGCAGACTACGAACATATCGCAATTAAAGAAGCGAACAATCTTGGTATTCCAGTATTTGCTATCGTAGATACTAACGCTGATCCAGATGGTGTTGATTACATCATTCCAGGAAATGATGATGCAACTCGTGCAATCCAACTTTACTTAACAGCGGCAGCAGAAGCGGTTAAAGAAGGTCGTGGACAAGAAAAAGTAAGTGAAGAAACTTTTAACGCTGAAACAGAAGCAGCGGCAGAGTAA
- a CDS encoding opacity family porin, translating into MKKALLVTTLSLIFATSAMAQNNFYVQGDLGYAKVTDGKDPIKGFSPRLSAGYDLGDVRLALDYTHYKGKKFIDQDRYSVETSDVKFNSIGFSAIYDFDLQSQIKPYVGVRLGLNKVKINAELKAPNYYESDKFSKTKTGLGILFGASYKVVPNLELDAGYRYNYWGKFADDAFKIKSHEFSTGLRYSF; encoded by the coding sequence ATGAAAAAAGCATTATTAGTCACTACCCTATCTTTAATCTTTGCTACCTCAGCAATGGCTCAAAATAATTTTTATGTTCAAGGCGACTTAGGTTATGCCAAAGTAACCGACGGAAAAGATCCTATAAAAGGTTTCTCACCACGTCTAAGTGCTGGTTATGATCTAGGCGATGTTCGTTTAGCGTTGGATTATACGCATTATAAAGGTAAGAAATTTATAGATCAGGATAGATACTCAGTTGAAACATCAGATGTGAAGTTCAATAGCATCGGTTTTTCTGCTATCTATGATTTTGATCTTCAATCGCAAATCAAACCTTATGTTGGCGTGCGATTAGGTTTAAATAAAGTAAAAATTAATGCTGAACTAAAAGCTCCAAATTATTATGAAAGCGATAAATTCAGCAAAACCAAAACAGGTTTAGGTATTTTATTCGGTGCAAGCTATAAAGTTGTACCTAATTTAGAATTAGATGCAGGCTACCGCTACAATTATTGGGGCAAATTTGCAGATGATGCTTTCAAAATTAAATCTCACGAATTCTCAACAGGTTTGCGTTATTCGTTCTAA
- the frr gene encoding ribosome recycling factor produces the protein MITEIKKDAEQRMTKSLEAFKDHISKVRTGRAQPALLDGIQVSYYGALTPLRQLANVVAEDARTLAVSVFDRSLIADVEKAIMSSDLGLNPVTAGTTIRVPLPPLTEERRRDLIKIVKGEAEQGKVAVRNVRRDANDKIKALLKDKEISEDEERKAQDEIQKITDQFIKQVDEVLAGKEKELLDF, from the coding sequence ATGATTACTGAAATAAAAAAAGATGCAGAACAACGTATGACTAAAAGCTTAGAAGCGTTTAAAGATCACATTTCTAAGGTGCGTACAGGTCGTGCTCAACCTGCTTTATTAGACGGTATCCAAGTGTCTTACTACGGTGCATTAACACCACTTCGTCAATTAGCAAACGTGGTAGCAGAAGACGCAAGAACCTTAGCTGTAAGCGTTTTTGATCGTAGTTTAATTGCAGACGTTGAGAAAGCGATTATGAGTTCAGATTTAGGGTTAAACCCTGTAACCGCGGGCACAACCATTCGTGTACCACTTCCTCCATTAACAGAAGAGCGTCGTCGTGATTTAATTAAAATCGTAAAAGGCGAAGCAGAACAAGGTAAAGTGGCGGTACGTAATGTGCGTCGTGATGCGAATGATAAAATCAAAGCGTTATTAAAAGATAAAGAAATCAGCGAAGACGAAGAGCGTAAAGCACAAGACGAAATTCAAAAAATTACCGATCAGTTCATTAAACAAGTTGATGAAGTGTTAGCAGGTAAAGAAAAAGAATTATTAGATTTCTAA
- the lptF gene encoding LPS export ABC transporter permease LptF, whose translation MIFSRYLTKEIFKSQIAILFILLLIFFCQQLVRVLSSAVSGKVPTDLVVHLLGLGMPTMAQLMLPLSLFVALLLTLGRFYAESEITVMRACGVGSSVLVKSALFLSLFTTAIAAYNAFWVTPWAMAKQSELLAEAEVNPRFSALSEGQFMSAGGYVLYIDNIKGNSINDIFVFQPTQKKNNRPSVVTAESGKLTGLPNGDQVLMLKNSTRFEGTPQNADFKVTSFKQYSAYLGYKDIDAKDDEVRQASFSQLVKDESPKAQAELQWRFALIFAVPLMALLAVPMSSVNPRQGRFAKLLPALLLYLIYFLLQSSLKSAGASGSLNINLLMPLVSVGFLLFGSVLNMWDTKGFIALRHRLKIKG comes from the coding sequence GTGATTTTTAGCCGATATTTAACCAAAGAAATTTTTAAAAGCCAGATTGCTATTCTTTTTATTTTATTGCTGATCTTTTTCTGTCAGCAACTTGTTAGAGTATTAAGCTCTGCGGTCAGTGGCAAAGTTCCGACCGATTTAGTCGTGCATTTGCTCGGGCTTGGAATGCCAACAATGGCACAGTTGATGTTACCTTTATCGCTTTTTGTGGCATTACTTTTAACGCTAGGGCGTTTTTATGCGGAAAGTGAAATTACGGTTATGCGAGCCTGTGGCGTTGGGTCAAGCGTGCTAGTAAAATCAGCGCTGTTCCTGTCGTTATTTACTACGGCGATTGCTGCTTATAACGCATTTTGGGTAACCCCTTGGGCGATGGCAAAGCAGTCCGAATTATTAGCTGAAGCCGAAGTTAATCCTCGTTTTTCCGCATTATCCGAAGGGCAATTTATGTCTGCGGGGGGCTATGTTTTATATATTGATAATATCAAAGGTAATAGTATCAATGATATTTTTGTGTTCCAGCCAACCCAGAAAAAGAATAATCGTCCGTCAGTGGTGACGGCAGAATCGGGAAAATTAACAGGCTTGCCTAATGGCGATCAGGTATTGATGTTAAAAAATAGTACGCGTTTTGAAGGCACTCCACAGAATGCTGATTTCAAAGTAACCAGTTTTAAGCAATATTCAGCCTATTTAGGTTATAAAGATATTGATGCTAAAGATGATGAAGTTCGCCAAGCGAGCTTTAGCCAGTTAGTCAAAGACGAATCCCCAAAAGCACAAGCTGAATTACAATGGCGTTTTGCATTGATTTTTGCTGTACCGTTGATGGCGTTATTAGCAGTGCCGATGAGCAGTGTCAACCCTCGTCAAGGGCGTTTTGCAAAATTATTGCCCGCATTATTGCTCTATTTAATCTACTTTTTATTACAAAGTTCCCTTAAATCGGCAGGGGCGTCAGGCAGTTTGAATATTAACTTGTTAATGCCACTGGTTTCTGTCGGCTTTTTGCTGTTTGGTTCGGTCTTGAATATGTGGGATACCAAAGGCTTTATCGCATTGCGTCATCGTTTAAAAATCAAAGGGTAA
- the lptG gene encoding LPS export ABC transporter permease LptG — MNVLERYIGKTILSAILLTLFVLVGLGAIIKFVEEFRAVGQGNYDGWHAAYYTILMIPRDIETFFPIAALLGSLVGLGGLASRSELVVMQASGFSRFKIGVAVMKTAIPLVLITMIMGEWGVPQTEQFARNMRSVAQTGGTMLATKRGFWAKDNNKFVYIQRIHTDKDLRNILIYEFENRNLKSVLKAKKAVFDKQHWVLNNIEKAEITQNGIVRNKEKTKLWKTSITPSKLGVVSLKAESLSLSELKDYVAFLKQTGQDSKRFEITFWRKAFEPLSMAVMMLLAMSFIFGPLRSSTTGAKIMVGVIAGFGFYVANIVFGNLSLVVPWMPIMFGALLPSILCVTIVWWLLTKKRD; from the coding sequence ATGAATGTATTAGAACGCTATATTGGAAAAACCATTCTTTCCGCTATTTTACTTACTCTTTTTGTGTTGGTTGGATTAGGTGCAATCATTAAATTTGTGGAAGAATTCCGAGCGGTGGGGCAAGGTAATTATGACGGTTGGCACGCGGCTTATTATACCATTTTGATGATTCCTCGTGATATTGAAACCTTCTTTCCTATCGCTGCTTTATTAGGTTCATTAGTTGGACTTGGCGGACTTGCGAGTCGTAGTGAATTGGTGGTGATGCAAGCCTCAGGATTTTCTCGTTTTAAAATCGGTGTGGCGGTAATGAAAACGGCTATTCCATTGGTGTTAATCACGATGATTATGGGCGAATGGGGTGTGCCTCAAACGGAACAATTTGCTAGAAATATGCGTTCTGTGGCTCAAACAGGCGGCACAATGTTGGCGACGAAGCGTGGTTTTTGGGCAAAAGATAATAATAAATTTGTCTATATTCAACGTATTCACACCGATAAAGATTTGCGTAATATTTTGATTTATGAGTTTGAAAACAGAAATTTAAAATCGGTGCTGAAAGCCAAAAAAGCAGTGTTTGATAAACAACATTGGGTGCTAAATAATATTGAAAAAGCAGAGATTACCCAAAATGGCATTGTGCGAAATAAAGAAAAAACAAAGCTGTGGAAAACGAGCATTACACCGAGTAAATTGGGCGTAGTGTCATTAAAAGCGGAATCCCTTTCTCTTTCTGAATTAAAAGATTATGTGGCATTTTTAAAGCAAACAGGGCAGGATTCAAAACGCTTTGAAATTACCTTTTGGCGTAAAGCTTTTGAGCCTCTTTCTATGGCGGTAATGATGTTGCTGGCGATGTCTTTTATTTTTGGTCCTTTACGAAGTAGTACCACAGGGGCAAAAATTATGGTGGGCGTGATTGCAGGCTTTGGATTTTATGTTGCGAATATCGTGTTTGGAAATTTAAGTTTGGTTGTGCCTTGGATGCCGATTATGTTTGGGGCGTTGTTGCCGAGTATTTTATGTGTAACCATCGTTTGGTGGCTTTTAACTAAGAAAAGAGATTAG
- the pyrH gene encoding UMP kinase — translation MNQPIYKRILLKLSGEALQGEEGFGIDPSILDRMAVEIKELIEMGVEVGVVIGGGNLFRGAKLAQAGMNRVVGDHMGMLATVMNGLAMRDSLHRNDVNAKLMSAFQLNGICDNYNWSEAIKMLREGRVVIFSAGTGNPFFTTDSAACLRGIEIEADVVLKATKVDGVYDCDPAKNPDAKLLNSLTYAEVIEKELQVMDLAAFTLARDHNMPIRVFNMGKAGALKKVILGTEEGTTIA, via the coding sequence ATGAATCAGCCAATTTACAAAAGAATTTTATTAAAATTAAGTGGGGAAGCTCTACAAGGCGAAGAAGGCTTTGGTATCGATCCATCTATCTTAGATAGAATGGCCGTTGAAATTAAAGAACTTATTGAGATGGGCGTTGAAGTTGGTGTTGTAATCGGTGGTGGAAACCTATTTCGTGGTGCAAAATTAGCACAAGCTGGAATGAATCGAGTAGTAGGCGATCATATGGGAATGCTTGCAACAGTGATGAATGGTTTAGCAATGCGTGATTCTTTGCACCGTAATGATGTGAATGCAAAATTGATGTCTGCATTCCAATTAAATGGTATTTGTGATAATTATAACTGGTCTGAAGCGATCAAGATGCTGCGTGAGGGACGCGTGGTGATTTTCTCTGCGGGTACAGGTAATCCATTCTTTACCACAGATTCAGCAGCGTGCTTGCGTGGTATTGAAATTGAAGCAGATGTTGTATTGAAAGCAACAAAAGTGGATGGCGTATATGATTGCGATCCTGCTAAAAATCCTGATGCAAAATTATTGAATTCATTAACTTATGCAGAAGTAATTGAGAAAGAATTACAGGTAATGGATCTTGCCGCTTTCACATTAGCTCGTGATCATAATATGCCGATTCGTGTATTTAATATGGGTAAAGCTGGTGCATTGAAAAAAGTAATTTTAGGTACGGAAGAAGGTACAACTATTGCTTAA
- a CDS encoding opacity family porin, with translation MKKALLVSTLSLALIAPVMAQQGFYIQGDLGYSSLKFGNNKIKKSTGFSPRLSAGYNFGDVRLAVDYTGYNYKNKYKSNKNVSKKDRYIDINRSFGLSAIYDFDMGSAIKPYVGARLALNHLKLDGKKISSNKKETIKGSSSKLGLGVVVGASYSLTKKLDLDVGYHYNRWGKFKSIDNVKPISHEFSTGLRYTF, from the coding sequence ATGAAAAAAGCGTTATTAGTTTCTACACTATCCTTAGCATTGATTGCACCTGTGATGGCACAACAAGGATTTTATATTCAAGGAGATTTAGGTTATTCATCACTAAAATTTGGTAACAATAAAATAAAAAAATCAACTGGATTTTCGCCTCGCCTGAGTGCTGGTTATAATTTTGGCGATGTTCGTCTCGCTGTGGATTACACGGGTTATAATTACAAAAACAAATATAAGTCTAATAAAAATGTCTCAAAAAAAGACAGATATATTGATATAAATCGTAGCTTTGGATTATCTGCTATTTATGATTTTGATATGGGTTCAGCAATCAAACCTTATGTAGGTGCAAGATTAGCTCTCAATCATTTAAAATTAGATGGTAAAAAAATATCATCAAATAAAAAAGAAACAATAAAAGGTAGTTCATCTAAATTAGGTTTAGGTGTCGTAGTTGGGGCAAGTTACAGCTTAACAAAAAAATTAGATCTTGATGTTGGTTACCACTATAATCGTTGGGGTAAATTCAAGTCTATTGATAATGTTAAACCAATCTCTCACGAATTCTCAACTGGTTTACGTTATACATTCTAA
- the dnaE gene encoding DNA polymerase III subunit alpha: MADPRFIHLRVHSDFSMIDGLAKVKPLIKNCVSNNMPAIALTDFSNFCGLVKFYSEALGSGVKPIIGADVLIRETPDSEEYSELTLLAKNNTGYQNITLLISKAYQQGYFEFPIVEKQWLAELNEGIIVLSGGKNGDIGQALLKENEQDAEQKVAFYQRYFPNHYYLALCRTARTDEERYIQSAIKFSQKHQIPLVAVNDVCFLKEDDFEAHEIRVAIHDAYTLDDPKRPQKYSEKQYFRTEQEMCELFADLPQAVENTVNIAKRCNVTIRLGEYFLPNFPTGDLTPEDFLVKKSQEGLEDRLAFLFPDPKERAEKRSEYDERLQIELDVINQMGFPGYFLIVMEFIQWSKDNGVPVGPGRGSGAGSLVAYALKITDLDPLEFDLLFERFLNPERVSMPDFDVDFCMEGRDRVIEHVSQMYGAQAVSQIITFGTMAAKAVIRDVGRVLGHPYSFVDRISKLIPPDPGMTLAKAFEAEPKLPELYEADEEVKSLIDMARKLEGVIRNAGKHAGGVVIAPTSITDFSPLYCDNEGQHPVTHFDKNDVEYAGLVKFDFLGLRTLTIIKWALEMVNARLQKEGKAPIFIESIPLDDKASFDLLLKAQTTAVFQLESRGMKDLISRLKPDCFEDIIALVALFRPGPLGSGMVDNFIDRKHGREEVSYPDAQYQHESLKTILEPTYGVILYQEQVMQIAQVLAGYTLGGADLLRRAMGKKKPEEMAKQRSVFKEGAEKNNVDGELAMKIFDLVEKFAGYGFNKSHSAAYALVSYQTLWLKAHYPAEFMAAVMSSELDNTDKLVGFYDECINMGLTVVPPDVNAGKHRFSVNEKGEIVYGLGAIKGVGEGPVDALLEARQKGGIFKDLFDLTARIDLKKINRRTFEALIMSGAFDHLGPHRAALMKNLEDALKAADQHSKMEALGQDDMFGVLTETPEEVQNAYANTPKWTEQVILDGEKSTLGLYISGHPVARFVKELTHYAPVRLNELQPTQRGKTATVAGLIMDCRIATTKKGSRIGIATIEDRSGKLDLTLFSESLEQYGHLLEKDTIVIATGSIQMDNFSGGFRMLVREMMSLDAARSRYAKSLALAINQDQLTPDFIKKLTQIIEPHKEGALPLHFYYQSPKARALLKGGVQWRVSPQSEMIEKLEALLGENAVELEF; the protein is encoded by the coding sequence ATGGCAGATCCTCGTTTTATTCATTTACGTGTACACAGTGATTTTTCAATGATTGACGGTTTAGCAAAGGTTAAACCGTTAATTAAAAACTGTGTTAGCAACAATATGCCAGCTATTGCCTTAACGGATTTTTCTAATTTCTGTGGCTTGGTGAAATTTTACAGTGAGGCATTAGGCTCAGGGGTTAAACCGATTATTGGGGCTGATGTGCTTATTCGTGAAACCCCAGACTCCGAAGAATATAGTGAACTCACTTTATTAGCTAAAAATAACACGGGCTATCAAAATATTACGCTGTTAATTTCCAAAGCTTATCAGCAAGGTTATTTTGAATTTCCTATCGTTGAAAAACAGTGGTTAGCAGAATTAAATGAAGGCATTATTGTGCTTTCTGGCGGAAAAAATGGTGATATAGGGCAAGCGTTACTTAAAGAAAATGAACAAGATGCCGAGCAGAAAGTGGCGTTTTATCAGCGTTATTTTCCAAATCATTATTATTTAGCGTTATGTCGCACGGCAAGAACGGATGAAGAACGTTATATTCAATCAGCAATAAAATTTTCCCAAAAACACCAAATTCCACTGGTCGCAGTGAATGATGTGTGCTTTTTAAAAGAAGACGATTTTGAGGCTCACGAGATCCGTGTTGCTATTCACGACGCTTATACTTTAGATGATCCAAAACGTCCGCAAAAATATTCAGAAAAACAGTATTTTAGAACCGAACAAGAAATGTGTGAGTTGTTTGCAGACTTACCACAAGCGGTTGAAAATACCGTAAATATTGCAAAACGTTGTAATGTGACTATTCGTTTGGGCGAGTATTTTTTACCTAACTTTCCAACGGGCGATCTTACACCTGAGGATTTTTTAGTAAAAAAATCACAAGAAGGCTTAGAAGATCGTCTAGCTTTTTTATTCCCTGATCCAAAAGAGCGAGCTGAGAAGCGGTCAGAATATGATGAACGTTTGCAAATTGAACTTGATGTAATCAACCAAATGGGCTTTCCGGGTTACTTCTTGATCGTAATGGAATTTATCCAGTGGTCAAAAGATAATGGCGTGCCAGTTGGTCCAGGACGTGGTTCAGGTGCGGGTTCATTAGTTGCTTATGCGTTAAAAATTACCGATCTTGATCCCCTTGAATTTGATTTACTTTTTGAGCGTTTCTTAAACCCTGAACGTGTTTCAATGCCTGACTTTGACGTTGATTTCTGTATGGAAGGGCGAGATCGCGTGATCGAACACGTGTCACAAATGTACGGTGCACAAGCGGTATCGCAAATTATTACCTTTGGAACAATGGCGGCAAAAGCGGTAATCCGCGATGTAGGGCGAGTGTTAGGACACCCTTATAGTTTTGTGGATCGTATTTCTAAATTGATTCCACCTGATCCGGGTATGACCTTAGCCAAAGCTTTTGAAGCTGAACCAAAGTTACCTGAACTTTATGAAGCCGATGAAGAAGTAAAATCGCTTATTGATATGGCTCGCAAGCTAGAAGGTGTGATCAGAAATGCAGGAAAACACGCGGGTGGTGTAGTTATTGCACCGACTTCAATTACCGATTTCTCACCATTATATTGTGATAATGAAGGTCAGCACCCTGTTACTCATTTTGATAAAAATGATGTGGAATACGCAGGCTTGGTTAAATTTGACTTCTTAGGCTTGCGTACCTTAACCATTATCAAATGGGCGTTAGAGATGGTAAATGCTCGCTTACAAAAAGAGGGTAAAGCACCGATTTTTATTGAAAGTATTCCTCTTGATGATAAAGCGTCCTTTGATTTATTGTTAAAAGCTCAAACTACCGCAGTCTTCCAGTTGGAATCTCGTGGAATGAAAGACTTGATTTCACGCTTAAAACCAGACTGTTTTGAAGATATTATCGCATTGGTAGCCTTATTCCGACCAGGTCCTTTGGGATCGGGAATGGTGGATAACTTTATTGATCGTAAACACGGCAGAGAAGAGGTCTCTTATCCTGACGCACAATATCAACACGAGAGTTTAAAAACGATTTTAGAGCCAACCTACGGCGTTATTTTATATCAAGAACAAGTAATGCAAATTGCACAGGTGCTAGCAGGTTATACGCTTGGTGGTGCGGATTTATTACGTCGTGCAATGGGTAAGAAAAAGCCAGAAGAGATGGCAAAACAACGTTCTGTTTTCAAAGAGGGAGCAGAAAAAAATAACGTTGATGGCGAGTTGGCGATGAAAATCTTTGACTTGGTAGAAAAATTTGCTGGCTATGGTTTTAACAAATCTCACTCCGCTGCTTATGCGTTAGTGTCTTATCAAACCTTATGGCTGAAAGCTCACTATCCTGCGGAATTTATGGCAGCAGTAATGAGTTCAGAGCTGGATAATACGGATAAATTAGTCGGTTTTTACGATGAATGTATCAATATGGGCTTAACCGTTGTTCCTCCTGATGTAAACGCGGGAAAACACCGTTTTAGTGTGAATGAAAAAGGCGAAATTGTTTACGGATTAGGGGCAATTAAAGGGGTTGGCGAAGGTCCTGTTGATGCGTTACTTGAAGCACGTCAAAAAGGCGGGATTTTTAAAGATCTCTTTGATTTAACGGCTCGTATCGATCTCAAAAAAATCAACCGTCGTACTTTTGAAGCCTTGATAATGTCTGGTGCGTTCGATCACTTAGGTCCACATCGTGCAGCTCTGATGAAAAACTTAGAAGATGCACTGAAAGCGGCGGATCAGCACAGTAAAATGGAAGCTTTAGGGCAGGATGATATGTTTGGAGTTTTAACCGAAACCCCAGAAGAAGTGCAAAATGCCTATGCAAACACACCAAAATGGACAGAACAAGTCATTTTAGATGGCGAGAAAAGTACGCTTGGTTTGTATATCAGTGGACACCCAGTGGCTCGTTTTGTGAAAGAGCTAACTCATTATGCACCTGTACGTTTAAATGAACTACAGCCAACCCAAAGGGGGAAAACAGCGACAGTGGCAGGGTTAATTATGGATTGTCGTATCGCAACCACGAAAAAAGGCAGCCGAATTGGCATTGCGACTATTGAAGATCGTTCGGGAAAATTAGATTTAACGCTATTCTCTGAATCCTTAGAGCAATATGGGCATTTATTAGAAAAAGACACCATTGTGATTGCCACAGGCTCGATCCAAATGGATAATTTCAGCGGTGGTTTCCGTATGTTAGTTCGAGAAATGATGAGCTTGGATGCTGCACGTTCTCGCTATGCAAAAAGTTTAGCTCTAGCCATCAATCAAGATCAGCTGACGCCAGATTTTATCAAAAAATTAACCCAAATTATTGAGCCGCATAAAGAAGGGGCATTACCGCTGCATTTCTATTACCAAAGCCCTAAAGCAAGAGCCTTGCTAAAAGGTGGGGTGCAATGGCGTGTTAGTCCACAGAGTGAAATGATTGAGAAATTAGAAGCACTACTTGGCGAAAATGCCGTTGAATTGGAGTTTTAA